One part of the Hyalangium ruber genome encodes these proteins:
- a CDS encoding outer membrane beta-barrel domain-containing protein produces MRKALLLFLSLMPGLAFAQAEALENPGTVSAVQDRAYRLNHELTLGIGVLPADAYYKGYFAGVGYTYHFSDSFAWQVGRGSYSYNVQTGLRSQLENDFGVAPTAAAFEDEVQWMVGSDVLWSPLYGKTAFLNRKVLHFEAFVIGGATIFKLNREGGFRPGANVGLGLRLFSSQNVSFRLDVTNNFLFAGARRIVNVPTIQLGTAFNFGATE; encoded by the coding sequence GTGCGAAAAGCCCTCCTCCTGTTCCTGTCGCTCATGCCCGGCCTTGCCTTCGCGCAGGCCGAGGCGCTGGAGAACCCCGGTACCGTGTCCGCCGTGCAGGACCGGGCCTACCGGCTCAACCACGAGCTGACGCTCGGCATCGGCGTGCTGCCGGCGGACGCCTACTACAAGGGCTACTTCGCGGGGGTCGGCTACACCTACCACTTCAGCGATAGCTTCGCGTGGCAGGTAGGCCGCGGCTCCTACAGCTACAACGTGCAGACGGGCCTGCGCAGCCAGCTCGAGAACGACTTCGGCGTGGCCCCCACCGCCGCCGCCTTCGAGGACGAGGTGCAGTGGATGGTGGGCTCGGACGTGCTGTGGAGCCCGCTGTACGGCAAGACGGCCTTCCTCAACCGCAAGGTGCTGCACTTCGAGGCGTTCGTCATCGGCGGCGCCACCATCTTCAAGCTCAACCGCGAGGGCGGCTTCCGGCCGGGCGCCAACGTGGGCCTGGGCCTGCGGCTCTTCAGCAGCCAGAACGTCTCCTTCCGCCTGGATGTGACGAACAACTTCCTGTTCGCCGGCGCCCGGCGAATCGTCAACGTCCCCACCATCCAGTTGGGCACCGCATTCAACTTCGGCGCCACGGAATGA